One segment of Clostridium botulinum DNA contains the following:
- the speD gene encoding adenosylmethionine decarboxylase, whose protein sequence is MMLGLENKLKLYGFNNLTKTLSFNIYDVCYAKSEREQKDYIAYIDEQYNSERLTNILCDVTEMIGAHVLNISKQDYDPQGASVTILISEETLAVKEIDKSCNLGQIDILKTRDTIVGHLDKSHVTVHTYPEYHPDNSIATFRVDIDVSTCGEVSPVNALNYLIGSFDSDIITIDYRVRGFTRDIDGKKLFIDHKITSIQDYIDENTLKKYDAVDINVYQSNIFHTKMLIKEIELQNYLFNRDVYEIKPKQRLEIENNLRKEMIEIFSGTNIY, encoded by the coding sequence GTGATGTTAGGGTTGGAAAACAAGCTGAAATTATACGGCTTTAACAACCTCACCAAAACACTTAGCTTTAACATCTATGATGTATGCTATGCAAAAAGTGAGCGAGAACAAAAGGACTATATTGCTTATATTGATGAGCAATACAATTCGGAAAGACTTACAAATATTTTGTGTGATGTAACGGAAATGATAGGAGCACATGTACTTAATATATCTAAGCAAGATTATGATCCTCAAGGAGCTAGTGTAACAATTCTTATATCTGAGGAAACACTTGCAGTGAAAGAAATAGATAAATCATGTAACCTTGGACAAATTGATATTTTAAAGACAAGAGATACCATTGTTGGGCATTTAGACAAAAGTCATGTAACCGTACACACTTATCCGGAATATCATCCAGATAATTCAATTGCTACTTTTCGTGTAGATATTGATGTATCTACTTGTGGAGAGGTATCGCCGGTAAATGCATTAAATTATCTTATTGGAAGCTTTGATTCAGATATTATAACAATTGACTATCGTGTTAGAGGATTTACAAGAGATATTGATGGAAAAAAGCTTTTTATAGATCATAAGATAACATCGATACAAGATTATATTGATGAAAACACCTTAAAGAAATATGATGCCGTGGATATAAATGTATATCAATCAAACATATTTCATACAAAAATGTTAATAAAAGAAATTGAACTTCAAAATTATCTTTTTAATAGAGATGTGTACGAAATTAAGCCTAAACAAAGGCTTGAAATTGAAAATAATTTACGTAAAGAGATGATAGAGATATTTAGTGGAACTAATATATATTAA
- a CDS encoding aminotransferase class I/II-fold pyridoxal phosphate-dependent enzyme, producing the protein MKDKESHSKAPIYEALMKYKKARVVPFDVPGHKQGRGNPMLKEFLGEQCLSVDVNSMKPLDNLCHPVSVINDAEYLAADAFGSKHAFFMVNGTTSAVQAMVMSVCKRGEKVIMPRNVHRSAINALVISGTIPVYINPGVNKKLGIPLGMSVEDVKRAIKKNPDAKAILVNNPTYYGICSNLREITRLAHEHGMYVLVDEAHGTHFYFGEDMPVSAIEAGADMAAVSMHKTGGSLTQSSFLLLNCDLKVGYVRQIINLTQTTSGSYLLMSSLDLARRDLVLNGKEIFKKVKNLAQYARDEINKIDGYYAFSEELIDKDFVFDFDKTKLSVFTRDIGLAGIEVYDILRDEYGIQIELGDIANILAIISVGDGALTIERLISALSEIKRLYSKDKSGMFDHEYINPEVILTPQEAFYSPKISIPMSESAGEVCAEFVMCYPPGIPILAPGEKITKEILDYISYAKEKGCFLTGTEDAKIENINVVEVD; encoded by the coding sequence ATGAAAGATAAGGAATCTCACTCAAAAGCTCCTATTTATGAAGCTTTGATGAAATACAAGAAGGCAAGAGTTGTACCTTTTGATGTACCAGGACATAAGCAGGGAAGAGGAAATCCAATGCTTAAAGAATTTTTAGGAGAGCAATGTTTGTCTGTTGATGTAAATTCAATGAAACCATTAGATAATCTTTGCCACCCCGTATCTGTTATAAATGATGCTGAATACCTTGCGGCAGATGCTTTTGGATCTAAACATGCTTTTTTTATGGTAAATGGAACAACTTCAGCAGTACAAGCTATGGTCATGAGCGTTTGCAAAAGAGGAGAAAAGGTTATAATGCCTAGAAATGTTCATAGAAGTGCAATAAATGCTTTAGTTATTAGTGGTACTATACCTGTGTATATAAATCCAGGTGTTAATAAAAAATTAGGTATACCACTTGGAATGTCTGTTGAAGATGTAAAAAGAGCAATTAAAAAAAATCCTGATGCTAAAGCTATACTTGTAAATAATCCAACTTATTATGGGATTTGCTCTAATTTAAGAGAGATTACTAGATTAGCTCATGAACATGGAATGTATGTTTTAGTAGATGAAGCACATGGCACTCATTTTTATTTTGGAGAAGACATGCCAGTATCAGCAATAGAAGCAGGTGCAGATATGGCAGCAGTTAGTATGCATAAAACAGGTGGTTCTTTAACTCAAAGTTCGTTTTTACTTTTGAATTGTGATTTAAAGGTTGGATATGTCAGGCAAATAATTAATTTAACTCAAACAACAAGTGGCTCATATCTTTTAATGTCGTCATTGGATTTAGCAAGAAGAGACCTTGTACTTAATGGAAAAGAAATTTTTAAAAAGGTAAAAAACCTTGCTCAGTATGCTAGAGATGAAATAAATAAGATAGACGGATATTATGCTTTTTCAGAAGAGCTAATAGATAAAGATTTTGTTTTTGATTTCGATAAAACAAAGTTATCTGTATTCACTAGAGATATAGGGCTTGCAGGTATAGAAGTATATGACATTTTAAGAGATGAATATGGAATACAAATAGAACTTGGGGATATTGCCAATATACTTGCAATTATATCTGTTGGAGATGGTGCTTTAACTATAGAAAGATTAATTTCAGCGTTATCAGAAATTAAGAGGTTATATTCAAAAGATAAGTCAGGTATGTTTGATCATGAATATATAAATCCAGAAGTTATACTTACACCTCAAGAAGCTTTTTATTCACCTAAGATTTCTATTCCTATGAGTGAAAGTGCTGGAGAAGTATGTGCAGAATTTGTGATGTGTTATCCACCAGGAATTCCTATTCTTGCACCAGGAGAAAAAATAACTAAAGAAATTTTAGATTATATAAGTTATGCAAAAGAAAAAGGATGTTTTTTAACTGGAACAGAAGATGCAAAAATTGAAAATATTAATGTTGTGGAGGTGGATTAA
- the speE gene encoding polyamine aminopropyltransferase has protein sequence MELWYTEKHTEDVKFSIRVDRELYTEQSKFQRIDILESKEFGRFFTLDGLMMVTEKDEFIYHDMIVHVPMATNPNIKKVLVIGAGDGGTIRELTRYKTIEKIDMVEIDESVVEACKKYLPKTACKLEEERVNIVYEDGLKFVRNKENDYDLIIVDSTDPFGPGEGLFTKEFYGNCYKALSEDGILVNQHESPYYEYYAKSMKDAHEKIQGLFKINKVYQAHIPTYPSGHWLFGFASKKYDPIKDLNVEAWKSLGIQTKYYNTDLHVGCFALPTYVIDMLNEDKE, from the coding sequence ATGGAATTATGGTATACGGAAAAACACACTGAAGATGTGAAATTTTCTATAAGAGTTGATAGAGAATTATATACAGAGCAAAGTAAATTTCAACGAATTGATATTTTGGAATCTAAAGAGTTTGGAAGATTTTTCACTTTAGATGGTTTAATGATGGTAACAGAAAAAGATGAATTTATTTACCATGACATGATAGTGCATGTTCCTATGGCAACTAACCCTAATATAAAAAAAGTTTTGGTTATTGGTGCTGGTGATGGTGGAACTATAAGAGAACTTACAAGGTATAAGACTATAGAAAAAATAGACATGGTTGAAATAGATGAGAGCGTTGTTGAAGCATGCAAAAAATACCTACCTAAAACAGCATGCAAGCTTGAAGAAGAAAGAGTAAATATTGTATACGAAGATGGATTAAAATTTGTTCGCAACAAAGAAAACGATTATGACTTAATAATAGTGGATTCAACTGATCCATTTGGGCCAGGAGAAGGATTATTTACTAAGGAGTTTTATGGGAATTGTTATAAAGCATTAAGTGAAGATGGAATATTAGTTAATCAACATGAAAGTCCATATTATGAGTATTATGCAAAATCAATGAAAGATGCTCATGAGAAAATACAAGGATTATTTAAAATAAATAAGGTTTATCAAGCGCATATTCCAACTTATCCATCAGGACATTGGTTATTTGGATTTGCTTCTAAAAAATATGATCCAATTAAAGATCTTAATGTGGAAGCTTGGAAGAGTTTAGGAATACAAACTAAGTATTATAATACAGATTTACATGTGGGATGCTTTGCACTACCTACTTATGTAATAGACATGCTTAATGAAGATAAAGAATAG
- a CDS encoding saccharopine dehydrogenase family protein, producing MGRALIIGAGGVASVAIHKCCQNSDVFEEICIASRTLSKCDALKGKLDGGKTKIQTAKVDADNVDELIDLIERFNPDVVINLALPYQDLTIMDACLATKTHYVDTANYEPIDTAKFEYKWQWAYKKKFEEAGITALLGSGFDPGVTGVFSAYAQKHYFDEIHYIDILDANAGDHGYPFATNFNPEINIREITANGSYLENGKWVETKPLELKESYDFPQIGPKDIYLLHHEELESLGLNIKGIKRIRFWMTFSEKYLTHLKVLENVGMTSIEPIEFEGQKIVPLQFLKAVLPDPASLGPRTKGKTNIGCIFQGIKDGVEKTYYVYNICDHEECYKEVGSQAISYTTGVPAMIGASMILKGLWNKPGVHNIEEFNPDPFMNELNKWGLPWQEDFNPTLIK from the coding sequence ATGGGAAGAGCTTTAATTATAGGTGCAGGTGGAGTTGCTAGTGTTGCAATTCATAAATGTTGTCAAAATTCTGATGTGTTTGAAGAAATATGTATTGCAAGCAGAACATTATCAAAATGTGATGCTTTAAAAGGTAAACTAGATGGTGGAAAAACAAAAATACAAACAGCTAAGGTAGATGCAGATAATGTAGACGAGCTAATTGACCTTATAGAAAGATTTAACCCAGATGTTGTAATAAATCTTGCACTTCCATATCAAGATTTAACTATTATGGATGCATGTTTAGCAACAAAAACTCATTATGTAGATACAGCTAATTATGAACCTATTGATACTGCAAAGTTTGAATATAAATGGCAATGGGCGTATAAGAAGAAATTTGAAGAAGCAGGAATAACAGCGTTACTTGGTAGTGGATTTGATCCAGGTGTTACTGGGGTATTTAGTGCTTATGCACAAAAACATTATTTTGATGAGATTCACTATATTGATATTTTAGATGCAAATGCAGGAGACCATGGATATCCTTTTGCAACAAATTTTAATCCAGAGATTAATATTAGAGAAATTACTGCAAATGGAAGCTACTTAGAAAATGGTAAGTGGGTAGAAACAAAGCCGCTTGAATTAAAGGAAAGTTATGATTTTCCACAAATAGGACCAAAGGATATTTACTTATTACATCATGAGGAATTAGAATCTTTAGGTCTTAATATCAAAGGAATTAAGAGAATTAGATTTTGGATGACTTTTTCAGAAAAATATTTAACTCATCTTAAAGTTCTTGAAAACGTTGGAATGACATCTATTGAACCAATTGAGTTTGAAGGACAAAAAATAGTTCCATTACAATTTTTAAAAGCTGTTTTACCGGATCCAGCATCATTAGGACCAAGAACTAAGGGGAAGACTAATATAGGATGTATATTCCAAGGTATTAAAGATGGTGTAGAAAAAACGTATTATGTATATAATATATGCGATCATGAAGAATGCTATAAAGAAGTGGGATCACAAGCAATCTCTTATACAACAGGAGTTCCAGCTATGATTGGTGCAAGTATGATATTAAAAGGATTATGGAATAAACCAGGTGTTCATAACATAGAAGAATTTAATCCAGATCCATTTATGAATGAATTAAATAAATGGGGATTACCATGGCAAGAAGATTTTAATCCAACTTTAATAAAGTAA